In the genome of Sardina pilchardus chromosome 14, fSarPil1.1, whole genome shotgun sequence, one region contains:
- the fyb1b gene encoding FYN-binding protein 1 isoform X3: MSAADKDNKTDVRAIMARFNSGASPGDSDGKPAPGSRPKVPVHPTVSSGPPINAKKPVLEGSLSGSAASSTTVPKPNFLKSTASTSSAPEMRESPRPKALASRFEAAQENASAKPSFVKQFPHRPKPGEGLQDSEPKSPFHKQPLQKPPLGIAAAATVADHKPTMPKPPPAVAKPPWLKDTLKAEDSGATPSPPKLPLAQKPKSSLSQFRQQSEGSGPPKPLGVRAAQNMFNRAEAKAEDGGSSEPAVGSKPPLPLVSTKPPLTKRPSGPGGQVVSDDPSAPKRNPLPNIFALGSAPAKPNRPPNVNLDKFSNGVAEPMAEETRPLPLGLKKSGPPPPPAAHPSSQASSSGPTPPALPPCLPPRPPGAIPQSGSDDNYDDLGSMHPPPLPAGGHPGQRHEDSESEEEMYEDLDDKWDQMEKEQEKKKEKEDKKRIEQEKKEQKERERKENDARKKFKLIGLVQIIHKAKARVDCKGGKNELALKQGESIDIIRIGDNPEGRWLARSQDGSIGYVKTESVDIDFQSLKQIPGQMIDDDPEVYDDIGAQNDFGSGINGQGVILPPPPGEDGEIYDDLDDISVPPPPQFTPDANADDEIYDDVDSQGFPPPPPISSLPKFKPKNEDKDPKRQKKLEKEEKDFRKKFKFEGDIHPLYQVTILPSLTCKKWGGKDLPLTPGETLDVIIKPQDNKIVCRNSEGKFGYVSLSHVVVEDADIYDDIGDECIYDND, translated from the exons ATGTCAGCGGCAGACAAG GACAACAAGACAGACGTGAGGGCCATAATGGCTCGCTTCAACTCAGGGGCGTCCCCCGGTGACAGCGATGGTAAACCAGCGCCAGGGAGTCGGCCAAAAGTCCCCGTGCACCCCACGGTATCCTCGGGGCCCCCCATCAACGCTAAGAAGCCGGTGCTGGAGGGTAGTCTGTCGGGCAGCGCGGCTTCCTCCACCACAGTGCCTAAGCCCAACTTCCTGAAGAGCACCGCCTCCACCAGCAGTGCCCCTGAGATGCGCGAGTCGCCCAGGCCCAAAGCGCTGGCCAGCCGGTTTGAGGCGGCCCAGGAGAACGCCAGTGCCAAGCCGAGCTTCGTCAAACAGTTTCCCCACCGGCCCAAGCCTGGCGAAGGCTTGCAGGACAGTGAGCCAAAGAGTCCCTTCCACAAGCAGCCTCTGCAGAAGCCGCCACTGggtatagcagcagcagcaacggtGGCTGACCACAAGCCAACAATGCCGAAGCCACCCCCTGCAGTCGCGAAGCCACCATGGCTCAAAGACACCCTCAAGGCCGAGGACAGTGGCGCCACCCCGAGCCCACCGAAACTACCCCTCGCTCAAAAGCCCAAGAGCAGCCTCAGCCAGTTCCGGCAGCAGTCAGAGGGCTCTGGACCACCAAAGCCCTTGGGAGTGCGCGCCGCTCAGAACATGTTCAACAGGGCGGAAGCCAAGGCGGAGGATGGGGGGAGTAGTGAACCAGCCGTCGGTTCCAAACCTCCACTCCCTCTCGTCTCCACGAAACCACCACTCACCAAGAGGCCCAGTGGCCCTGGAGGGCAGGTGGTCAGTGATGATCCCTCAGCCCCCAAAAGGAACCCTTTGCCCAATATTTTTGCCCTAGGTAGTGCCCCGGCTAAACCCAACAGACCTCCAAATGTCAATCTGGACAAGTTCAGTAATGGCGTGGCAGAGCCAATGGCTGAGG AAACCCGCCCTCTGCCTCTTGGGCTAAAGAAGAGtggcccccctcctccacctgctgcCCACCCCAGCAGCCAGGCCTCCTCCTCTGGGCCAACGccccctgccctgccccccTGTCTCCCCCCAAGACCTCCAGGAGCCAT ACCACAGTCTGGATCAGATGACAACTATGATGATCTTGGATCCATGCATCCCCCACCACTCCCAGCTGGAG GACACCCGGGTCAAAGACATGAG GATAGTGAAAGTGAGGAAGAGATGTATGAGGATCTCGATGACAAATG GGACCAAATGGAAAAGGaacaagagaagaagaaagagaaggaggataAGAAACGGATTgaacaagaaaagaaagaacagaaaGAGCGTGAACGAAAAGAAAACGATGCCAGGAAGAAATTCAAG CTGATAGGCCTGGTGCAAATCATCCATAAAGCCAAAGCACGAGTAGACTGCAAAGGTGGAAAGAATGAGCTCGCCTTGAAGCAGGGAGAATCCATCGACATCATCCGCATTGGGGACAATCCTGAAGGCCGCTGGCTTGCCAGGAGTCAAGATGGCTCCA TTGGCTATGTGAAAACAGAGTCAGTGGACATTGACTTCCAGAGTTTAAAACAAATTCCTGGTCAAATGATTGATGATGATCCAGAGGTGTATGATGACATTGGCGCACAAAATGATTTTGGCAG tggAATCAATGGCCAAGGAG TCATCTTACCACCTCCACCTGGAGAAGATGGGGAGATATATGACGATTTGGATGATATTAG TGTGCCGCCTCCTCCACAGTTTACCCCAGATGCCAACGCCG ACGATGAGATTTATGATGATGTGGACTCCCAAggcttccctccccctcctcccatcaGCAG TTTGCCTAAATTCAAGCCGAAGAATGAAGACAAGGATCCCAAGAGGCAGAAGAAATTagaaaaggaggaaaaggaTTTCAGAAAGAAATTCAAA TTTGAGGGTGATATCCACCCTCTGTATCAAGTGACCATCCTCCCCTCGTTGACTTGCAAAAAGTGGGGAGGGAAGGACTTGCCTTTAACACCTGGAGAAACCCTGGATGTCATCATAAAACCTCAGGACAACAAAATTGTCTGTAGGAACTCAGAGGGCAAGT ttggatATGTTTCACTCAGCCATGTTGTTGTAGA AGATGCCGATATTTATGATGACATTGGGGATG AGTGTATCTATGACAATGACTGA
- the fyb1b gene encoding FYN-binding protein 1 isoform X1, translated as MSAADKDNKTDVRAIMARFNSGASPGDSDGKPAPGSRPKVPVHPTVSSGPPINAKKPVLEGSLSGSAASSTTVPKPNFLKSTASTSSAPEMRESPRPKALASRFEAAQENASAKPSFVKQFPHRPKPGEGLQDSEPKSPFHKQPLQKPPLGIAAAATVADHKPTMPKPPPAVAKPPWLKDTLKAEDSGATPSPPKLPLAQKPKSSLSQFRQQSEGSGPPKPLGVRAAQNMFNRAEAKAEDGGSSEPAVGSKPPLPLVSTKPPLTKRPSGPGGQVVSDDPSAPKRNPLPNIFALGSAPAKPNRPPNVNLDKFSNGVAEPMAEETRPLPLGLKKSGPPPPPAAHPSSQASSSGPTPPALPPCLPPRPPGAIPQSGSDDNYDDLGSMHPPPLPAGGHPGQRHEDSESEEEMYEDLDDKWDQMEKEQEKKKEKEDKKRIEQEKKEQKERERKENDARKKFKLIGLVQIIHKAKARVDCKGGKNELALKQGESIDIIRIGDNPEGRWLARSQDGSIGYVKTESVDIDFQSLKQIPGQMIDDDPEVYDDIGAQNDFGSGINGQGVILPPPPGEDGEIYDDLDDISPDPQDVKSPPKRPNFLQKFFRAPGQNTDVPPPPQFTPDANADDEIYDDVDSQGFPPPPPISSLPKFKPKNEDKDPKRQKKLEKEEKDFRKKFKFEGDIHPLYQVTILPSLTCKKWGGKDLPLTPGETLDVIIKPQDNKIVCRNSEGKFGYVSLSHVVVEDADIYDDIGDECIYDND; from the exons ATGTCAGCGGCAGACAAG GACAACAAGACAGACGTGAGGGCCATAATGGCTCGCTTCAACTCAGGGGCGTCCCCCGGTGACAGCGATGGTAAACCAGCGCCAGGGAGTCGGCCAAAAGTCCCCGTGCACCCCACGGTATCCTCGGGGCCCCCCATCAACGCTAAGAAGCCGGTGCTGGAGGGTAGTCTGTCGGGCAGCGCGGCTTCCTCCACCACAGTGCCTAAGCCCAACTTCCTGAAGAGCACCGCCTCCACCAGCAGTGCCCCTGAGATGCGCGAGTCGCCCAGGCCCAAAGCGCTGGCCAGCCGGTTTGAGGCGGCCCAGGAGAACGCCAGTGCCAAGCCGAGCTTCGTCAAACAGTTTCCCCACCGGCCCAAGCCTGGCGAAGGCTTGCAGGACAGTGAGCCAAAGAGTCCCTTCCACAAGCAGCCTCTGCAGAAGCCGCCACTGggtatagcagcagcagcaacggtGGCTGACCACAAGCCAACAATGCCGAAGCCACCCCCTGCAGTCGCGAAGCCACCATGGCTCAAAGACACCCTCAAGGCCGAGGACAGTGGCGCCACCCCGAGCCCACCGAAACTACCCCTCGCTCAAAAGCCCAAGAGCAGCCTCAGCCAGTTCCGGCAGCAGTCAGAGGGCTCTGGACCACCAAAGCCCTTGGGAGTGCGCGCCGCTCAGAACATGTTCAACAGGGCGGAAGCCAAGGCGGAGGATGGGGGGAGTAGTGAACCAGCCGTCGGTTCCAAACCTCCACTCCCTCTCGTCTCCACGAAACCACCACTCACCAAGAGGCCCAGTGGCCCTGGAGGGCAGGTGGTCAGTGATGATCCCTCAGCCCCCAAAAGGAACCCTTTGCCCAATATTTTTGCCCTAGGTAGTGCCCCGGCTAAACCCAACAGACCTCCAAATGTCAATCTGGACAAGTTCAGTAATGGCGTGGCAGAGCCAATGGCTGAGG AAACCCGCCCTCTGCCTCTTGGGCTAAAGAAGAGtggcccccctcctccacctgctgcCCACCCCAGCAGCCAGGCCTCCTCCTCTGGGCCAACGccccctgccctgccccccTGTCTCCCCCCAAGACCTCCAGGAGCCAT ACCACAGTCTGGATCAGATGACAACTATGATGATCTTGGATCCATGCATCCCCCACCACTCCCAGCTGGAG GACACCCGGGTCAAAGACATGAG GATAGTGAAAGTGAGGAAGAGATGTATGAGGATCTCGATGACAAATG GGACCAAATGGAAAAGGaacaagagaagaagaaagagaaggaggataAGAAACGGATTgaacaagaaaagaaagaacagaaaGAGCGTGAACGAAAAGAAAACGATGCCAGGAAGAAATTCAAG CTGATAGGCCTGGTGCAAATCATCCATAAAGCCAAAGCACGAGTAGACTGCAAAGGTGGAAAGAATGAGCTCGCCTTGAAGCAGGGAGAATCCATCGACATCATCCGCATTGGGGACAATCCTGAAGGCCGCTGGCTTGCCAGGAGTCAAGATGGCTCCA TTGGCTATGTGAAAACAGAGTCAGTGGACATTGACTTCCAGAGTTTAAAACAAATTCCTGGTCAAATGATTGATGATGATCCAGAGGTGTATGATGACATTGGCGCACAAAATGATTTTGGCAG tggAATCAATGGCCAAGGAG TCATCTTACCACCTCCACCTGGAGAAGATGGGGAGATATATGACGATTTGGATGATATTAG CCCTGATCCACAGGATGTCAAGTCCCCTCCCAAACGCCCAAACTTCCTTCAGAAGTTCTTCAGAGCCCCAGGACAAAATACTGA TGTGCCGCCTCCTCCACAGTTTACCCCAGATGCCAACGCCG ACGATGAGATTTATGATGATGTGGACTCCCAAggcttccctccccctcctcccatcaGCAG TTTGCCTAAATTCAAGCCGAAGAATGAAGACAAGGATCCCAAGAGGCAGAAGAAATTagaaaaggaggaaaaggaTTTCAGAAAGAAATTCAAA TTTGAGGGTGATATCCACCCTCTGTATCAAGTGACCATCCTCCCCTCGTTGACTTGCAAAAAGTGGGGAGGGAAGGACTTGCCTTTAACACCTGGAGAAACCCTGGATGTCATCATAAAACCTCAGGACAACAAAATTGTCTGTAGGAACTCAGAGGGCAAGT ttggatATGTTTCACTCAGCCATGTTGTTGTAGA AGATGCCGATATTTATGATGACATTGGGGATG AGTGTATCTATGACAATGACTGA
- the fyb1b gene encoding FYN-binding protein 1 isoform X2: MDNKTDVRAIMARFNSGASPGDSDGKPAPGSRPKVPVHPTVSSGPPINAKKPVLEGSLSGSAASSTTVPKPNFLKSTASTSSAPEMRESPRPKALASRFEAAQENASAKPSFVKQFPHRPKPGEGLQDSEPKSPFHKQPLQKPPLGIAAAATVADHKPTMPKPPPAVAKPPWLKDTLKAEDSGATPSPPKLPLAQKPKSSLSQFRQQSEGSGPPKPLGVRAAQNMFNRAEAKAEDGGSSEPAVGSKPPLPLVSTKPPLTKRPSGPGGQVVSDDPSAPKRNPLPNIFALGSAPAKPNRPPNVNLDKFSNGVAEPMAEETRPLPLGLKKSGPPPPPAAHPSSQASSSGPTPPALPPCLPPRPPGAIPQSGSDDNYDDLGSMHPPPLPAGGHPGQRHEDSESEEEMYEDLDDKWDQMEKEQEKKKEKEDKKRIEQEKKEQKERERKENDARKKFKLIGLVQIIHKAKARVDCKGGKNELALKQGESIDIIRIGDNPEGRWLARSQDGSIGYVKTESVDIDFQSLKQIPGQMIDDDPEVYDDIGAQNDFGSGINGQGVILPPPPGEDGEIYDDLDDISPDPQDVKSPPKRPNFLQKFFRAPGQNTDVPPPPQFTPDANADDEIYDDVDSQGFPPPPPISSLPKFKPKNEDKDPKRQKKLEKEEKDFRKKFKFEGDIHPLYQVTILPSLTCKKWGGKDLPLTPGETLDVIIKPQDNKIVCRNSEGKFGYVSLSHVVVEDADIYDDIGDECIYDND; encoded by the exons ATG GACAACAAGACAGACGTGAGGGCCATAATGGCTCGCTTCAACTCAGGGGCGTCCCCCGGTGACAGCGATGGTAAACCAGCGCCAGGGAGTCGGCCAAAAGTCCCCGTGCACCCCACGGTATCCTCGGGGCCCCCCATCAACGCTAAGAAGCCGGTGCTGGAGGGTAGTCTGTCGGGCAGCGCGGCTTCCTCCACCACAGTGCCTAAGCCCAACTTCCTGAAGAGCACCGCCTCCACCAGCAGTGCCCCTGAGATGCGCGAGTCGCCCAGGCCCAAAGCGCTGGCCAGCCGGTTTGAGGCGGCCCAGGAGAACGCCAGTGCCAAGCCGAGCTTCGTCAAACAGTTTCCCCACCGGCCCAAGCCTGGCGAAGGCTTGCAGGACAGTGAGCCAAAGAGTCCCTTCCACAAGCAGCCTCTGCAGAAGCCGCCACTGggtatagcagcagcagcaacggtGGCTGACCACAAGCCAACAATGCCGAAGCCACCCCCTGCAGTCGCGAAGCCACCATGGCTCAAAGACACCCTCAAGGCCGAGGACAGTGGCGCCACCCCGAGCCCACCGAAACTACCCCTCGCTCAAAAGCCCAAGAGCAGCCTCAGCCAGTTCCGGCAGCAGTCAGAGGGCTCTGGACCACCAAAGCCCTTGGGAGTGCGCGCCGCTCAGAACATGTTCAACAGGGCGGAAGCCAAGGCGGAGGATGGGGGGAGTAGTGAACCAGCCGTCGGTTCCAAACCTCCACTCCCTCTCGTCTCCACGAAACCACCACTCACCAAGAGGCCCAGTGGCCCTGGAGGGCAGGTGGTCAGTGATGATCCCTCAGCCCCCAAAAGGAACCCTTTGCCCAATATTTTTGCCCTAGGTAGTGCCCCGGCTAAACCCAACAGACCTCCAAATGTCAATCTGGACAAGTTCAGTAATGGCGTGGCAGAGCCAATGGCTGAGG AAACCCGCCCTCTGCCTCTTGGGCTAAAGAAGAGtggcccccctcctccacctgctgcCCACCCCAGCAGCCAGGCCTCCTCCTCTGGGCCAACGccccctgccctgccccccTGTCTCCCCCCAAGACCTCCAGGAGCCAT ACCACAGTCTGGATCAGATGACAACTATGATGATCTTGGATCCATGCATCCCCCACCACTCCCAGCTGGAG GACACCCGGGTCAAAGACATGAG GATAGTGAAAGTGAGGAAGAGATGTATGAGGATCTCGATGACAAATG GGACCAAATGGAAAAGGaacaagagaagaagaaagagaaggaggataAGAAACGGATTgaacaagaaaagaaagaacagaaaGAGCGTGAACGAAAAGAAAACGATGCCAGGAAGAAATTCAAG CTGATAGGCCTGGTGCAAATCATCCATAAAGCCAAAGCACGAGTAGACTGCAAAGGTGGAAAGAATGAGCTCGCCTTGAAGCAGGGAGAATCCATCGACATCATCCGCATTGGGGACAATCCTGAAGGCCGCTGGCTTGCCAGGAGTCAAGATGGCTCCA TTGGCTATGTGAAAACAGAGTCAGTGGACATTGACTTCCAGAGTTTAAAACAAATTCCTGGTCAAATGATTGATGATGATCCAGAGGTGTATGATGACATTGGCGCACAAAATGATTTTGGCAG tggAATCAATGGCCAAGGAG TCATCTTACCACCTCCACCTGGAGAAGATGGGGAGATATATGACGATTTGGATGATATTAG CCCTGATCCACAGGATGTCAAGTCCCCTCCCAAACGCCCAAACTTCCTTCAGAAGTTCTTCAGAGCCCCAGGACAAAATACTGA TGTGCCGCCTCCTCCACAGTTTACCCCAGATGCCAACGCCG ACGATGAGATTTATGATGATGTGGACTCCCAAggcttccctccccctcctcccatcaGCAG TTTGCCTAAATTCAAGCCGAAGAATGAAGACAAGGATCCCAAGAGGCAGAAGAAATTagaaaaggaggaaaaggaTTTCAGAAAGAAATTCAAA TTTGAGGGTGATATCCACCCTCTGTATCAAGTGACCATCCTCCCCTCGTTGACTTGCAAAAAGTGGGGAGGGAAGGACTTGCCTTTAACACCTGGAGAAACCCTGGATGTCATCATAAAACCTCAGGACAACAAAATTGTCTGTAGGAACTCAGAGGGCAAGT ttggatATGTTTCACTCAGCCATGTTGTTGTAGA AGATGCCGATATTTATGATGACATTGGGGATG AGTGTATCTATGACAATGACTGA